A genomic window from Flexistipes sp. includes:
- a CDS encoding arsenate reductase ArsC, with protein sequence MYKKILFVCVHNSARSQMAEAFAKKYGGGNVFVESAGLEPGTLNQDVVKVMSERGIDISGNKTKSVFDFFKEGRTYNYVIAVCDKEAAENCPIFPGFSERLHWPFPDPSAATGSEEERLEKVRKIRDEIEDKIKNFLNAVL encoded by the coding sequence ATGTATAAGAAAATACTCTTTGTGTGTGTGCACAATTCTGCCAGGAGCCAGATGGCAGAGGCGTTTGCAAAAAAATACGGAGGCGGTAATGTCTTTGTTGAAAGTGCCGGGCTGGAACCGGGTACATTAAATCAGGATGTAGTTAAAGTGATGTCTGAAAGGGGTATTGATATTTCCGGAAATAAGACAAAGTCGGTGTTTGACTTTTTTAAGGAAGGCAGAACTTATAACTATGTGATTGCCGTCTGCGACAAGGAAGCGGCTGAAAATTGTCCCATTTTTCCGGGGTTTAGCGAAAGACTCCACTGGCCTTTTCCGGATCCCTCTGCAGCTACAGGCAGCGAGGAAGAAAGGCTTGAAAAAGTCAGAAAGATAAGAGATGAGATTGAGGATAAAATCAAAAATTTTCTCAATGCTGTATTATAA
- a CDS encoding DapH/DapD/GlmU-related protein — MLYCKSLNKIDKKKLSPEPLIDSTSSITDTYIGRYTEIGKNNSIAESSIDDYSYTCENCQIIYSEIAKFVNIASYVRLNPGQHPMKWVSQHHFLYRKDMYGFGEDDNSFFEWRRNQKVIIGNDVWLGHNSLIMGGVSIGDGAVVGSCSVVTKDVPSYAVVAGVPAKIIKYRFNEEIIEKMMEIKWWNWPHEVIEKRLDDFKNPEYFIKKYTKS, encoded by the coding sequence ATGCTTTACTGTAAATCTCTCAATAAAATTGATAAGAAAAAACTTTCCCCGGAGCCTCTAATAGACTCCACTTCCAGCATTACAGATACATATATCGGCAGATATACAGAAATCGGTAAAAATAACAGTATTGCTGAGTCATCAATAGATGATTACAGCTACACATGCGAAAACTGCCAGATTATTTATTCGGAAATTGCCAAATTTGTAAACATTGCATCCTATGTCAGACTTAATCCGGGACAGCACCCTATGAAATGGGTATCACAGCACCATTTTCTTTACAGAAAAGATATGTATGGTTTCGGAGAGGATGACAACTCATTTTTTGAGTGGCGGAGAAACCAAAAGGTTATCATTGGAAACGATGTGTGGCTGGGACATAACAGTTTGATAATGGGTGGCGTTTCAATCGGGGACGGAGCAGTTGTTGGGAGTTGTTCTGTTGTTACAAAAGATGTGCCCTCTTATGCTGTAGTTGCCGGAGTTCCGGCCAAGATAATTAAATACCGATTCAACGAGGAAATTATAGAAAAAATGATGGAAATAAAATGGTGGAACTGGCCGCATGAAGTGATTGAGAAACGTTTAGATGATTTCAAAAATCCCGAATATTTCATTAAAAAATATACTAAAAGCTAA
- a CDS encoding alpha-D-ribose 1-methylphosphonate 5-triphosphate diphosphatase has translation MQLVIRSSQILTGGRFIPADIAISGSIISSIEPYKSLDSAIDMGNMKIVPGFVDLHSDAIEKEIEPRPGARFPLKAAVMNLDKKLGLSGITTMFHAVGFNDEELTKNRRGTEKSAELVNEIYFSNKRFLNVDNYIHTRFEITSRSSINTVKKLISEHKINMLSLMDHSPGQGQFKTLESWKKYHLSAYSFDIENIEKYIEKKLSSDKTGIVEELVKFARSYNIPVLSHDDDCKEKLNTLKNLGITFSEFPLSIEVAEYAKSLNISTGMGAPNVVRGGSQSGNIAAKELISKNLCDYLCSDYHPSSMLLAPYKLQEDLNIPLEKGLQLVSTNPAQLAGLKDRGIIAIGKKADLIVIDESYTPNIVFTIKNGKPIYNGINNDKQVLNHALL, from the coding sequence ATGCAGTTAGTAATTAGAAGCAGTCAGATTTTAACCGGTGGCAGATTCATCCCGGCGGATATTGCAATTTCAGGCAGTATTATCTCATCAATAGAACCATATAAAAGCCTGGACTCGGCTATAGACATGGGGAATATGAAAATCGTTCCGGGTTTTGTTGACCTTCATTCGGATGCAATAGAAAAGGAGATTGAACCAAGGCCCGGAGCAAGGTTTCCTCTAAAGGCAGCGGTTATGAATTTAGACAAAAAACTCGGTTTATCGGGGATAACAACAATGTTTCATGCAGTGGGTTTCAATGATGAAGAACTCACCAAAAACAGAAGGGGAACGGAAAAATCAGCAGAGCTTGTCAATGAAATATATTTCAGCAACAAACGGTTTTTAAATGTTGATAACTACATTCATACCAGGTTTGAAATTACAAGCCGAAGTTCTATTAATACGGTCAAAAAGCTTATCAGTGAGCATAAAATCAATATGCTCTCACTTATGGACCATTCCCCTGGACAAGGGCAGTTTAAAACTCTTGAGTCATGGAAAAAATATCATCTTTCGGCATACAGTTTTGATATTGAAAATATAGAAAAGTATATTGAAAAAAAACTTTCATCCGACAAAACAGGTATTGTTGAGGAACTTGTAAAATTTGCAAGATCATATAATATTCCGGTGCTCAGCCATGATGATGACTGCAAAGAGAAATTAAACACACTTAAAAATCTCGGGATAACATTTTCAGAATTTCCACTGAGTATAGAAGTGGCTGAATATGCAAAAAGTTTAAACATAAGTACCGGCATGGGTGCCCCAAATGTGGTAAGGGGAGGATCCCAGAGCGGCAATATCGCCGCAAAAGAACTGATATCCAAAAATTTATGTGATTATCTCTGCAGTGATTATCACCCTTCCTCAATGCTTTTGGCGCCTTACAAACTTCAGGAGGACCTCAACATTCCACTTGAAAAAGGGCTCCAACTGGTGAGTACTAATCCTGCCCAGTTAGCGGGTCTAAAAGACAGGGGGATAATAGCGATAGGTAAAAAAGCTGACTTAATAGTGATAGATGAGTCCTACACACCAAATATCGTTTTTACAATTAAAAACGGTAAACCAATATATAACGGGATAAATAATGATAAACAGGTGTTAAACCATGCTTTACTGTAA
- a CDS encoding AAA family ATPase, with protein MQKIILIVGQSGAGKDTLLNGATKYMRCNFVKRYITRSPDESENNYYISRKCFETLSKTGYFIAEWRAHSNLYGIAKDDIKEGTNIISVSRQVVEKFEHIFENVITIEITAPKEVLLQRLKERGREKTKEQQKRLGRTYEKINAKKLVTFNNYLEKEASSRKFVELLKRIERNDNKLLSRK; from the coding sequence ATGCAAAAAATTATACTTATAGTGGGTCAAAGCGGAGCGGGTAAAGATACGCTTCTCAATGGTGCGACAAAATACATGAGATGTAATTTTGTAAAACGATACATTACAAGAAGTCCCGACGAATCAGAAAATAACTATTATATAAGCCGTAAATGTTTTGAAACACTTTCAAAAACAGGATATTTTATTGCAGAGTGGAGAGCTCATTCTAATTTGTACGGTATAGCAAAGGATGATATAAAAGAAGGCACCAATATAATATCTGTATCTAGGCAGGTTGTGGAAAAATTTGAGCATATTTTCGAAAATGTAATCACTATTGAAATTACTGCACCTAAAGAGGTGTTGCTTCAAAGACTTAAAGAAAGAGGACGGGAAAAGACGAAAGAGCAACAAAAGAGACTCGGAAGAACGTATGAAAAAATAAATGCAAAGAAATTGGTAACGTTCAATAATTATCTTGAAAAGGAGGCAAGCAGCCGAAAGTTTGTAGAACTTTTGAAACGTATAGAAAGAAATGATAACAAGTTGCTGTCACGAAAATAA
- the phnL gene encoding phosphonate C-P lyase system protein PhnL, with the protein MTRLLVEKLTKYFTLHTKGGIVVKGFSNVSFELKEGEFLALSGSSGSGKSSVLKSIYRTYIPSSGNVFYYSKNGKTINLAAADESTILTMRKAEVGYVSQFLRVLPRITALEVVAQPLKDLGEYETKALDEASGLLDFLGIREELLNISPLTFSGGEQQRVNIAQGVIAPKNLLLLDEPTASLDAENSEKVLTKLLEIKRKGTSMIGIFHNRDIMQKVSDKIYNLEEKAYAVSN; encoded by the coding sequence ATGACACGGCTTCTTGTTGAGAAACTTACAAAATATTTTACCTTACATACCAAAGGCGGGATTGTTGTTAAAGGATTCAGCAATGTTTCATTTGAGCTGAAAGAAGGGGAATTCCTTGCACTCAGCGGCAGCAGTGGCAGCGGCAAATCTTCTGTATTAAAAAGTATCTATAGGACATACATCCCTTCTTCCGGGAATGTTTTTTATTACTCAAAAAATGGAAAAACAATTAATTTAGCCGCCGCAGATGAAAGCACCATCCTGACAATGAGAAAAGCTGAGGTAGGTTACGTTTCGCAATTTTTACGTGTACTGCCAAGAATTACTGCATTAGAAGTTGTGGCACAGCCTTTAAAAGATCTTGGAGAATACGAAACAAAAGCACTGGATGAGGCATCAGGACTTCTGGATTTTTTAGGTATCAGAGAAGAGCTGCTCAACATATCACCCCTGACATTCTCAGGAGGCGAGCAGCAAAGAGTCAATATTGCCCAGGGAGTAATAGCTCCGAAAAATCTTCTATTGTTAGATGAACCTACAGCTTCTCTGGATGCGGAAAATTCTGAAAAAGTACTTACAAAATTGCTGGAGATAAAAAGGAAAGGTACAAGCATGATAGGTATCTTTCACAACAGAGATATAATGCAAAAAGTAAGTGATAAAATTTACAATTTAGAGGAAAAGGCCTATGCAGTTAGTAATTAG